A genomic region of Drosophila kikkawai strain 14028-0561.14 chromosome X, DkikHiC1v2, whole genome shotgun sequence contains the following coding sequences:
- the LOC108076778 gene encoding probable phosphorylase b kinase regulatory subunit alpha isoform X12, which produces MIQTMRKLKSGYINGTRVMLGSLKDFLNTSAITDLSFLGSTEDGYPDRLHPDVQTYLDEHLLRSFSNRSTMNLRGGQLRPRTLRRRMSCKGAIKKTRSINVDSDNLGMEGPSPLTERRLSSIVPPPWLQPNKQSHVSVFATTPEEGPSSPRQLGHELSVRENIYPVDPHNSTRSAIDRRSEFVRQQEITVPKILIQRHRADTNFAETEVEELIAMLRETENLEEQGDILQYLVDTQGLDFNTAGLGFKNKSDDSANANNAAAELDQAFMDEVVLELAAGGGGGAAGGTSGAGAGAGATVADEQQVKHKPAITLPTVIIDAATIPAALSSDPDNANTSHTSGSSSSGSNHHNSSNINSNPPHENNNDSSQSEGMLEEGRVVTVRDLLKGLYEKACQQKLWGLVRHTAGMLGKRVEDLAKAVTDLLVRQKQVTVGMPPNNEHTITAPLPEVELRQLIHDAYGDDESTAMLTQELMVYLAMFIRTEPQLFHEMLRLRVGLIIQVMAKELSRTLNCDGEAASEHLLNLSPFEMKNLLYHILSGKEFAVSSVARGNLSIVSCKSSRVSKKSQIGLGDPEGEDALIATIDDRQGQWLRRRRLDGALNRVPRDFYSRVWTVLEKCQGLAIEGRVLQQSLTQEMTPGELKFALEVETALNQIPQPEYRQLVVEALMVLTLVTEHNMVPTLGGIIYVEHLVHKANQLFLEDQRKVQGDATLCCAKIKDGKEQQQAASGMLLCGGAAYICQHLYDSAPSGSYGTMTYMSRAVALVLDCVPKHGEMECAIS; this is translated from the exons ATGATCCAGACGATGAGGAAACTCAAGTCGGGCTACATCAACGGCACCCGGGTGATGCTGGGCAGTTTGAAGGACTTCCTCAACACCTCCGCCATCACTGACTTGAGTTTTTTGGGCAGCACGGAGGATGGCTATCCGGATCGCTTGCATCCGGATGTGCAGACCTATCTGGATGAGCATCTGCTCAGGTCGTTTAGCAATCGCAGCACCATGAATCTCCGGGGCGGCCAACTGCGTCCCCGGACCCTGAGGCGTCGCATGTCCTGCAAGGGAGCGATCAAGAAGACGCGCTCCATCAATGTGGACT CTGACAACCTGGGCATGGAGGGACCCTCGCCACTCACCGAGCGCCGCCTGTCCTCGATCGTTCCGCCGCCCTGGCTGCAGCCGAACAAGCAGAGCCATGTCAGTGTCTTTGCCACGACACCGGAGGAGGGACCCAGCTCGCCGAGGCAGCTGGGCCATGAGCTATCCGTCCGGGAGAACATATATCCCGTAGATCCGCATAACAGTACTAGATCGGCGATCGACAGGCGCAGCGAGTTTGTCCGCCAGCAAGAGA TAACAGTGCCAAAAATTCTCATCCAACGCCATCGTGCCGACACAAATTTTGCTGAAACAGAGGTCGAGGAGCTGATCGCAATGCTACGCGAAACGGAGAATCTCGAGGAGCAGGGCGACATCCTGCAGTACCTGGTGGATACCCAGGGTCTGGACTTTAATACGG CTGGCCTGGGATTCAAGAATAAGTCCGATGATAGCGCCAACGCTAACAACGCAGCTGCCG agcTCGACCAAGCGTTTATGGATGAAGTGGTGCTGGAACTGGcggctggtggtggtggtggtgctgcagGTGGTACAAGTGGTGCAGGTGCAGGTGCAGGTGCTACTGTTGCTGATGAGCAGCAGGTGAAGCACAAGCCGGCGATTACTTTGCCCACGGTGATCATCGACGCCGCTACAATTCCAGCTGCGCTTAGCTCCGATCCGGATAATGCCAACACTAGCCAcaccagcggcagcagcagcagcggcagcaaccaccacaacagcagcaacatcaacagcaaTCCACCACACGAAAATAACAACGATTCTTCCCAATCCGAAGGCATGCTGGAGGAGGGACGTGTGGTTACCGTGCGGGATCTGCTCAAGGGACTGTACGAGAAGGCCTGCCAGCAGAAGCTCTGGGGCCTGGTCCGGCACACGGCCGGCATGCTGGGCAAGCGTGTGGAGGATCTGGCCAAGGCGGTGACGGATCTACTGGTGCGTCAGAAGCAGGTGACAGTCGGCATGCCGCCGAACAATGAGCACACCATTACGGCACCGCTGCCGGAAGTCGAGCTGCGACAGTTGATCCATGAT GCCTACGGCGACGATGAGAGTACAGCGATGCTGACACAGGAGCTGATGGTCTATCTGGCCATGTTCATTCGCACGGAACCGCAGCTGTTCCACGAGATGCTGCGCCTGCGCGTGGGCCTCATCATCCAGGTAATGGCCAAAGAGCTGTCGCGCACACTCAACTGCGATGGCGAGGCGGCGTCGGAGCATTTACTTAACCTATCGCCATTCGAGATGAAGAATCTCCTGTACCACATACTCAGTGGAAAGGAGTTTGCTGTCAGCAGCG TGGCTCGTGGCAATCTATCCATTGTTAGCTGCAAGAGCAGCCGCGTCAGCAAGAAGAGCCAAATCGGTTTGGGTGACCCGGAGGGCGAGGATGCCCTTATAGCCACCATTGACGACAGGCAGGGACAGTGGCTGCGTCGCAGGCGCCTGGATGGTGCCCTAAATCGTGTGCCCCGTGATTTTTACTCCCGCGTCTGGACGGTTTTGGAGAAGTGCCAGGGCCTGGCCATAGAGGGACGTGTCCTGCAGCAGAGTCTCACCCAGGAAATGACCCCAGGCGAATTGAAGTTTGCCTTGGAAGTGGAAACGGCTCTCAACCAGATACCCCAGCCGGAGTATAGGCAATTGGTGGTCGAGGCCCTTATGGTGCTGACCCTCGTTACCGAGCACAACATGGTGCCCACTCTCGGTGGAATTATCTATGTGGAGCATCTGGTGCATAAGGCCAATCAGTTGTTCCTTGAGGATCAGCGAAAGGTACAGGGGGATGCCACCCTATGCTGTGCGAAGATTAAGGACggcaaggagcagcagcaggctgcCTCAGGAATGCTACTTTGCGGCGGAGCCGCTTACATCTGTCAGCACCTATACGATAG TGCTCCCAGCGGCAGCTATGGAACCATGACATACATGTCCCGAGCAGTGGCCCTTGTCCTGGACTGTGTGCCCAAGCACGGCGAGATGGAGTGCGCCATCTCCTAA
- the LOC108076778 gene encoding probable phosphorylase b kinase regulatory subunit alpha isoform X2, which yields MRSRSNSGVRLDYYQRIVHRLILAHQEPVTGLFPASNVNSHAWIRDNVYCILAVWGLSMAYKKIADQDEDRAKCYELEQSCVKLMRGLLMAMMNQKDKVEKFKMTQSPYDSLHAKYSSKNGLPVVGDNEWGHLQIDAVSLYLLILAQMTASGLQIVFSLDEVSFIQNLVFYIESAYSIPDYGIWERGDKTNHGEPELNASSIGMAKAALEAMNELDLFGARGGPASVIHVLADEAHKCQAVLQSMLPRESNSKELDSGLLCVIGFPAFAVDDAQLIHNTKDAILSRLQGKYGCKRFLRDGYRTPKEDPSRLYYERWELRMFENIECEWPLFYCYLILFHAFQSDKRSVQEYADRLEKIMVRSEDGILLVPESYAVPQDLVGFEYQKPGSQAREVVGRCPFLWGQSLFILGRLLQEGFLAVGELDPLNRRLGAQKKPDVVVQVVIIAEDNEIRDKLAEHDLHVQTIAEVAPIEVQPARVLSHLYTYLGRNRKLGLSGRKSRDVGILSTSKLYSLKDRIFAFTPQFADLSRFYIASDNELMIDILKGEINFLKSAWDLLGRPLVTLVLKRIHLDQDKIPLAMIQTMRKLKSGYINGTRVMLGSLKDFLNTSAITDLSFLGSTEDGYPDRLHPDVQTYLDEHLLRSFSNRSTMNLRGGQLRPRTLRRRMSCKGAIKKTRSINVDSDNLGMEGPSPLTERRLSSIVPPPWLQPNKQSHVSVFATTPEEGPSSPRQLGHELSVRENIYPVDPHNSTRSAIDRRSEFVRQQEITVPKILIQRHRADTNFAETEVEELIAMLRETENLEEQGDILQYLVDTQGLDFNTAGLGFKNKSDDSANANNAAAELDQAFMDEVVLELAAGGGGGAAGGTSGAGAGAGATVADEQQVKHKPAITLPTVIIDAATIPAALSSDPDNANTSHTSGSSSSGSNHHNSSNINSNPPHENNNDSSQSEGMLEEGRVVTVRDLLKGLYEKACQQKLWGLVRHTAGMLGKRVEDLAKAVTDLLVRQKQVTVGMPPNNEHTITAPLPEVELRQLIHDAYGDDESTAMLTQELMVYLAMFIRTEPQLFHEMLRLRVGLIIQVMAKELSRTLNCDGEAASEHLLNLSPFEMKNLLYHILSGKEFAVSSVARGNLSIVSCKSSRVSKKSQIGLGDPEGEDALIATIDDRQGQWLRRRRLDGALNRVPRDFYSRVWTVLEKCQGLAIEGRVLQQSLTQEMTPGELKFALEVETALNQIPQPEYRQLVVEALMVLTLVTEHNMVPTLGGIIYVEHLVHKANQLFLEDQRKVQGDATLCCAKIKDGKEQQQAASGMLLCGGAAYICQHLYDSAPSGSYGTMTYMSRAVALVLDCVPKHGEMECAIS from the exons ATGCGTTCACGGAGCAATTCGGGCGTCCGCCTGGACTACTATCAGCGTATCGTTCACCGGCTGATTTTGGCCCATCAGGAGCCCGTCACCGGCCTCTTTCCCGCCTCCAATGTTAACTCGCACGCCTGGATTCGGGACAATGTGTACTGCATCCTAGCCGTTTGGGGTCTCTCCATGGCGTACAAGAAGATTGCCGATCAGGACGAGGATCGTGCCAAGTGCTATGAGCTGGAACAGAGCTGTGTGAAGCTGATGCGCGGCCTTCTAATGGCCATGATGAACCAAAAGGACAAGGTGGAGAAGTTCAAGATGACGCAAAGTCCCTACGATTCCCTCCACGCCAAGTATTCGAGCAAGAACGGCCTGCCCGTTGTGGGTGACAATGAGTGGGGCCATCTGCAGATCGATGCCGTGTCCCTGTATCTCCTGATTCTGGCCCAGATGACGGCCTCCGGTTTACAGATTGTCTTCTCCTTGGACGAAGTGTCCTTCATCCAGAATCTGGTCTTTTACATTGAGTCGGCGTACTCCATTCCGGATTATGGGATCTGGGAGCGTGGCGACAAGACCAATCATG GTGAGCCCGAGCTGAATGCCAGCTCCATTGGAATGGCCAAGGCGGCTCTGGAGGCCATGAACGAGCTGGATCTGTTCGGAGCACGCGGCGGCCCCGCCAGTGTCATCCATGTGCTGGCCGACGAGGCGCACAAATGCCAGGCGGTGCTCCAGTCGATGCTACCGCGTGAGTCCAACAGCAAGGAACTGGATTCGGGACTGCTCTGTGTTATTGGCTTCCCAGCCTTTGCCGTGGACGATGCCCAGCTTATACACAATACGAAGGACGCCATCCTGTCCCGATTGCAGGGCAAGTATGGCTGCAAGCGATTTCTGCGCGACGGATACCGCACCCCGAAGGAGGATCCCTCGCGGCTCTACTACGAGCGCTGGGAGCTGCGCATGTTCGAGAACATTGAGTGCGAGTGGCCGCTGTTCTACTGCTACCTGATTTTGTTCCATGCCTTCCAGAGCGACAAGCGCTCGGTGCAGGAGTACGCCGATCGTTTGGAGAAGATAATGGTGCGCTCGGAGGATGGCATACTGCTTGTGCCCGAGAGCTATGCCGTGCCGCAGGATCTGGTGGGCTTTGAGTACCAAAAGCCGGGCTCACAGGCCCGCGAAGTGGTCGGTCGGTGTCCCTTCCTCTGGGGTCAGTCGCTCTTCATTCTGGGCCGACTGCTGCAGGAG ggtTTCCTGGCCGTTGGAGAGTTGGATCCCCTCAATCGTCGTCTGGGGGCGCAAAAGAAACCTGACGTTGTCGTCCAGGTGGTGATCATAGCCGAGGATAATGAGATCCGGGACAAGCTAGCCGAACACGATCTGCATGTCCAGACAATTGCCGAGGTGGCACCCATTGAGGTGCAGCCAGCCCGCGTGCTCAGCCATTTGTACACGTACCTCGGGCGCAACCGGAAGCTGGGATTAAGCGGCAGAAAGTCGCGCGACGTGGGCATTCTTAGTACCAGTAAGCTGTACTCGCTAAAGGATCGCATATTCGCGTTTACGCCGCAG TTCGCCGACCTGTCGCGCTTCTATATCGCCTCCGATAACGAACTCATGATCGACATCCTCAAGGGCGAGATCAATTTCCTCAAGTCCGCTTGGGATCTACTGGGTCGTCCGCTGGTCACCCTCGTGCTGAAGCGCATCCATCTAG ATCAGGACAAGATACCGCTGGCCATGATCCAGACGATGAGGAAACTCAAGTCGGGCTACATCAACGGCACCCGGGTGATGCTGGGCAGTTTGAAGGACTTCCTCAACACCTCCGCCATCACTGACTTGAGTTTTTTGGGCAGCACGGAGGATGGCTATCCGGATCGCTTGCATCCGGATGTGCAGACCTATCTGGATGAGCATCTGCTCAGGTCGTTTAGCAATCGCAGCACCATGAATCTCCGGGGCGGCCAACTGCGTCCCCGGACCCTGAGGCGTCGCATGTCCTGCAAGGGAGCGATCAAGAAGACGCGCTCCATCAATGTGGACT CTGACAACCTGGGCATGGAGGGACCCTCGCCACTCACCGAGCGCCGCCTGTCCTCGATCGTTCCGCCGCCCTGGCTGCAGCCGAACAAGCAGAGCCATGTCAGTGTCTTTGCCACGACACCGGAGGAGGGACCCAGCTCGCCGAGGCAGCTGGGCCATGAGCTATCCGTCCGGGAGAACATATATCCCGTAGATCCGCATAACAGTACTAGATCGGCGATCGACAGGCGCAGCGAGTTTGTCCGCCAGCAAGAGA TAACAGTGCCAAAAATTCTCATCCAACGCCATCGTGCCGACACAAATTTTGCTGAAACAGAGGTCGAGGAGCTGATCGCAATGCTACGCGAAACGGAGAATCTCGAGGAGCAGGGCGACATCCTGCAGTACCTGGTGGATACCCAGGGTCTGGACTTTAATACGG CTGGCCTGGGATTCAAGAATAAGTCCGATGATAGCGCCAACGCTAACAACGCAGCTGCCG agcTCGACCAAGCGTTTATGGATGAAGTGGTGCTGGAACTGGcggctggtggtggtggtggtgctgcagGTGGTACAAGTGGTGCAGGTGCAGGTGCAGGTGCTACTGTTGCTGATGAGCAGCAGGTGAAGCACAAGCCGGCGATTACTTTGCCCACGGTGATCATCGACGCCGCTACAATTCCAGCTGCGCTTAGCTCCGATCCGGATAATGCCAACACTAGCCAcaccagcggcagcagcagcagcggcagcaaccaccacaacagcagcaacatcaacagcaaTCCACCACACGAAAATAACAACGATTCTTCCCAATCCGAAGGCATGCTGGAGGAGGGACGTGTGGTTACCGTGCGGGATCTGCTCAAGGGACTGTACGAGAAGGCCTGCCAGCAGAAGCTCTGGGGCCTGGTCCGGCACACGGCCGGCATGCTGGGCAAGCGTGTGGAGGATCTGGCCAAGGCGGTGACGGATCTACTGGTGCGTCAGAAGCAGGTGACAGTCGGCATGCCGCCGAACAATGAGCACACCATTACGGCACCGCTGCCGGAAGTCGAGCTGCGACAGTTGATCCATGAT GCCTACGGCGACGATGAGAGTACAGCGATGCTGACACAGGAGCTGATGGTCTATCTGGCCATGTTCATTCGCACGGAACCGCAGCTGTTCCACGAGATGCTGCGCCTGCGCGTGGGCCTCATCATCCAGGTAATGGCCAAAGAGCTGTCGCGCACACTCAACTGCGATGGCGAGGCGGCGTCGGAGCATTTACTTAACCTATCGCCATTCGAGATGAAGAATCTCCTGTACCACATACTCAGTGGAAAGGAGTTTGCTGTCAGCAGCG TGGCTCGTGGCAATCTATCCATTGTTAGCTGCAAGAGCAGCCGCGTCAGCAAGAAGAGCCAAATCGGTTTGGGTGACCCGGAGGGCGAGGATGCCCTTATAGCCACCATTGACGACAGGCAGGGACAGTGGCTGCGTCGCAGGCGCCTGGATGGTGCCCTAAATCGTGTGCCCCGTGATTTTTACTCCCGCGTCTGGACGGTTTTGGAGAAGTGCCAGGGCCTGGCCATAGAGGGACGTGTCCTGCAGCAGAGTCTCACCCAGGAAATGACCCCAGGCGAATTGAAGTTTGCCTTGGAAGTGGAAACGGCTCTCAACCAGATACCCCAGCCGGAGTATAGGCAATTGGTGGTCGAGGCCCTTATGGTGCTGACCCTCGTTACCGAGCACAACATGGTGCCCACTCTCGGTGGAATTATCTATGTGGAGCATCTGGTGCATAAGGCCAATCAGTTGTTCCTTGAGGATCAGCGAAAGGTACAGGGGGATGCCACCCTATGCTGTGCGAAGATTAAGGACggcaaggagcagcagcaggctgcCTCAGGAATGCTACTTTGCGGCGGAGCCGCTTACATCTGTCAGCACCTATACGATAG TGCTCCCAGCGGCAGCTATGGAACCATGACATACATGTCCCGAGCAGTGGCCCTTGTCCTGGACTGTGTGCCCAAGCACGGCGAGATGGAGTGCGCCATCTCCTAA
- the LOC108076778 gene encoding probable phosphorylase b kinase regulatory subunit alpha isoform X1 has translation MRSRSNSGVRLDYYQRIVHRLILAHQEPVTGLFPASNVNSHAWIRDNVYCILAVWGLSMAYKKIADQDEDRAKCYELEQSCVKLMRGLLMAMMNQKDKVEKFKMTQSPYDSLHAKYSSKNGLPVVGDNEWGHLQIDAVSLYLLILAQMTASGLQIVFSLDEVSFIQNLVFYIESAYSIPDYGIWERGDKTNHGEPELNASSIGMAKAALEAMNELDLFGARGGPASVIHVLADEAHKCQAVLQSMLPRESNSKELDSGLLCVIGFPAFAVDDAQLIHNTKDAILSRLQGKYGCKRFLRDGYRTPKEDPSRLYYERWELRMFENIECEWPLFYCYLILFHAFQSDKRSVQEYADRLEKIMVRSEDGILLVPESYAVPQDLVGFEYQKPGSQAREVVGRCPFLWGQSLFILGRLLQEGFLAVGELDPLNRRLGAQKKPDVVVQVVIIAEDNEIRDKLAEHDLHVQTIAEVAPIEVQPARVLSHLYTYLGRNRKLGLSGRKSRDVGILSTSKLYSLKDRIFAFTPQHIDYEEYYTTRDPDLLASNFTTNLAFLTNNWRHMLGRPTITLMATHYMLDQDKIPLAMIQTMRKLKSGYINGTRVMLGSLKDFLNTSAITDLSFLGSTEDGYPDRLHPDVQTYLDEHLLRSFSNRSTMNLRGGQLRPRTLRRRMSCKGAIKKTRSINVDSDNLGMEGPSPLTERRLSSIVPPPWLQPNKQSHVSVFATTPEEGPSSPRQLGHELSVRENIYPVDPHNSTRSAIDRRSEFVRQQEITVPKILIQRHRADTNFAETEVEELIAMLRETENLEEQGDILQYLVDTQGLDFNTAGLGFKNKSDDSANANNAAAELDQAFMDEVVLELAAGGGGGAAGGTSGAGAGAGATVADEQQVKHKPAITLPTVIIDAATIPAALSSDPDNANTSHTSGSSSSGSNHHNSSNINSNPPHENNNDSSQSEGMLEEGRVVTVRDLLKGLYEKACQQKLWGLVRHTAGMLGKRVEDLAKAVTDLLVRQKQVTVGMPPNNEHTITAPLPEVELRQLIHDAYGDDESTAMLTQELMVYLAMFIRTEPQLFHEMLRLRVGLIIQVMAKELSRTLNCDGEAASEHLLNLSPFEMKNLLYHILSGKEFAVSSVARGNLSIVSCKSSRVSKKSQIGLGDPEGEDALIATIDDRQGQWLRRRRLDGALNRVPRDFYSRVWTVLEKCQGLAIEGRVLQQSLTQEMTPGELKFALEVETALNQIPQPEYRQLVVEALMVLTLVTEHNMVPTLGGIIYVEHLVHKANQLFLEDQRKVQGDATLCCAKIKDGKEQQQAASGMLLCGGAAYICQHLYDSAPSGSYGTMTYMSRAVALVLDCVPKHGEMECAIS, from the exons ATGCGTTCACGGAGCAATTCGGGCGTCCGCCTGGACTACTATCAGCGTATCGTTCACCGGCTGATTTTGGCCCATCAGGAGCCCGTCACCGGCCTCTTTCCCGCCTCCAATGTTAACTCGCACGCCTGGATTCGGGACAATGTGTACTGCATCCTAGCCGTTTGGGGTCTCTCCATGGCGTACAAGAAGATTGCCGATCAGGACGAGGATCGTGCCAAGTGCTATGAGCTGGAACAGAGCTGTGTGAAGCTGATGCGCGGCCTTCTAATGGCCATGATGAACCAAAAGGACAAGGTGGAGAAGTTCAAGATGACGCAAAGTCCCTACGATTCCCTCCACGCCAAGTATTCGAGCAAGAACGGCCTGCCCGTTGTGGGTGACAATGAGTGGGGCCATCTGCAGATCGATGCCGTGTCCCTGTATCTCCTGATTCTGGCCCAGATGACGGCCTCCGGTTTACAGATTGTCTTCTCCTTGGACGAAGTGTCCTTCATCCAGAATCTGGTCTTTTACATTGAGTCGGCGTACTCCATTCCGGATTATGGGATCTGGGAGCGTGGCGACAAGACCAATCATG GTGAGCCCGAGCTGAATGCCAGCTCCATTGGAATGGCCAAGGCGGCTCTGGAGGCCATGAACGAGCTGGATCTGTTCGGAGCACGCGGCGGCCCCGCCAGTGTCATCCATGTGCTGGCCGACGAGGCGCACAAATGCCAGGCGGTGCTCCAGTCGATGCTACCGCGTGAGTCCAACAGCAAGGAACTGGATTCGGGACTGCTCTGTGTTATTGGCTTCCCAGCCTTTGCCGTGGACGATGCCCAGCTTATACACAATACGAAGGACGCCATCCTGTCCCGATTGCAGGGCAAGTATGGCTGCAAGCGATTTCTGCGCGACGGATACCGCACCCCGAAGGAGGATCCCTCGCGGCTCTACTACGAGCGCTGGGAGCTGCGCATGTTCGAGAACATTGAGTGCGAGTGGCCGCTGTTCTACTGCTACCTGATTTTGTTCCATGCCTTCCAGAGCGACAAGCGCTCGGTGCAGGAGTACGCCGATCGTTTGGAGAAGATAATGGTGCGCTCGGAGGATGGCATACTGCTTGTGCCCGAGAGCTATGCCGTGCCGCAGGATCTGGTGGGCTTTGAGTACCAAAAGCCGGGCTCACAGGCCCGCGAAGTGGTCGGTCGGTGTCCCTTCCTCTGGGGTCAGTCGCTCTTCATTCTGGGCCGACTGCTGCAGGAG ggtTTCCTGGCCGTTGGAGAGTTGGATCCCCTCAATCGTCGTCTGGGGGCGCAAAAGAAACCTGACGTTGTCGTCCAGGTGGTGATCATAGCCGAGGATAATGAGATCCGGGACAAGCTAGCCGAACACGATCTGCATGTCCAGACAATTGCCGAGGTGGCACCCATTGAGGTGCAGCCAGCCCGCGTGCTCAGCCATTTGTACACGTACCTCGGGCGCAACCGGAAGCTGGGATTAAGCGGCAGAAAGTCGCGCGACGTGGGCATTCTTAGTACCAGTAAGCTGTACTCGCTAAAGGATCGCATATTCGCGTTTACGCCGCAG CATATCGACTATGAAGAATATTATACAACACGCGATCCCGATTTGCTTGCCAGCAATTTTACCACAAATTTAGCATTCTTGACCAACAATTGGCGTCACATGTTGGGCAGGCCGACAATCACACTAATGGCAACCCACTATATGCTAG ATCAGGACAAGATACCGCTGGCCATGATCCAGACGATGAGGAAACTCAAGTCGGGCTACATCAACGGCACCCGGGTGATGCTGGGCAGTTTGAAGGACTTCCTCAACACCTCCGCCATCACTGACTTGAGTTTTTTGGGCAGCACGGAGGATGGCTATCCGGATCGCTTGCATCCGGATGTGCAGACCTATCTGGATGAGCATCTGCTCAGGTCGTTTAGCAATCGCAGCACCATGAATCTCCGGGGCGGCCAACTGCGTCCCCGGACCCTGAGGCGTCGCATGTCCTGCAAGGGAGCGATCAAGAAGACGCGCTCCATCAATGTGGACT CTGACAACCTGGGCATGGAGGGACCCTCGCCACTCACCGAGCGCCGCCTGTCCTCGATCGTTCCGCCGCCCTGGCTGCAGCCGAACAAGCAGAGCCATGTCAGTGTCTTTGCCACGACACCGGAGGAGGGACCCAGCTCGCCGAGGCAGCTGGGCCATGAGCTATCCGTCCGGGAGAACATATATCCCGTAGATCCGCATAACAGTACTAGATCGGCGATCGACAGGCGCAGCGAGTTTGTCCGCCAGCAAGAGA TAACAGTGCCAAAAATTCTCATCCAACGCCATCGTGCCGACACAAATTTTGCTGAAACAGAGGTCGAGGAGCTGATCGCAATGCTACGCGAAACGGAGAATCTCGAGGAGCAGGGCGACATCCTGCAGTACCTGGTGGATACCCAGGGTCTGGACTTTAATACGG CTGGCCTGGGATTCAAGAATAAGTCCGATGATAGCGCCAACGCTAACAACGCAGCTGCCG agcTCGACCAAGCGTTTATGGATGAAGTGGTGCTGGAACTGGcggctggtggtggtggtggtgctgcagGTGGTACAAGTGGTGCAGGTGCAGGTGCAGGTGCTACTGTTGCTGATGAGCAGCAGGTGAAGCACAAGCCGGCGATTACTTTGCCCACGGTGATCATCGACGCCGCTACAATTCCAGCTGCGCTTAGCTCCGATCCGGATAATGCCAACACTAGCCAcaccagcggcagcagcagcagcggcagcaaccaccacaacagcagcaacatcaacagcaaTCCACCACACGAAAATAACAACGATTCTTCCCAATCCGAAGGCATGCTGGAGGAGGGACGTGTGGTTACCGTGCGGGATCTGCTCAAGGGACTGTACGAGAAGGCCTGCCAGCAGAAGCTCTGGGGCCTGGTCCGGCACACGGCCGGCATGCTGGGCAAGCGTGTGGAGGATCTGGCCAAGGCGGTGACGGATCTACTGGTGCGTCAGAAGCAGGTGACAGTCGGCATGCCGCCGAACAATGAGCACACCATTACGGCACCGCTGCCGGAAGTCGAGCTGCGACAGTTGATCCATGAT GCCTACGGCGACGATGAGAGTACAGCGATGCTGACACAGGAGCTGATGGTCTATCTGGCCATGTTCATTCGCACGGAACCGCAGCTGTTCCACGAGATGCTGCGCCTGCGCGTGGGCCTCATCATCCAGGTAATGGCCAAAGAGCTGTCGCGCACACTCAACTGCGATGGCGAGGCGGCGTCGGAGCATTTACTTAACCTATCGCCATTCGAGATGAAGAATCTCCTGTACCACATACTCAGTGGAAAGGAGTTTGCTGTCAGCAGCG TGGCTCGTGGCAATCTATCCATTGTTAGCTGCAAGAGCAGCCGCGTCAGCAAGAAGAGCCAAATCGGTTTGGGTGACCCGGAGGGCGAGGATGCCCTTATAGCCACCATTGACGACAGGCAGGGACAGTGGCTGCGTCGCAGGCGCCTGGATGGTGCCCTAAATCGTGTGCCCCGTGATTTTTACTCCCGCGTCTGGACGGTTTTGGAGAAGTGCCAGGGCCTGGCCATAGAGGGACGTGTCCTGCAGCAGAGTCTCACCCAGGAAATGACCCCAGGCGAATTGAAGTTTGCCTTGGAAGTGGAAACGGCTCTCAACCAGATACCCCAGCCGGAGTATAGGCAATTGGTGGTCGAGGCCCTTATGGTGCTGACCCTCGTTACCGAGCACAACATGGTGCCCACTCTCGGTGGAATTATCTATGTGGAGCATCTGGTGCATAAGGCCAATCAGTTGTTCCTTGAGGATCAGCGAAAGGTACAGGGGGATGCCACCCTATGCTGTGCGAAGATTAAGGACggcaaggagcagcagcaggctgcCTCAGGAATGCTACTTTGCGGCGGAGCCGCTTACATCTGTCAGCACCTATACGATAG TGCTCCCAGCGGCAGCTATGGAACCATGACATACATGTCCCGAGCAGTGGCCCTTGTCCTGGACTGTGTGCCCAAGCACGGCGAGATGGAGTGCGCCATCTCCTAA